Proteins co-encoded in one Epinephelus moara isolate mb chromosome 13, YSFRI_EMoa_1.0, whole genome shotgun sequence genomic window:
- the birc5a gene encoding baculoviral IAP repeat-containing protein 5a: MEQLNEEDIKMYFYENRLKTFEGWPFDEDCSCTPENMAKAGFIHTPSENSPDIAMCFFCLKELEGWEPEDDPQKEHKSHSPSCHFIALKKTVEELTVEEFFKLQKERHKIIINKSCNEAITKFEEAAKLRRADIIKTAMGEE, encoded by the exons atggagcaGCTCAACGAGGAggacattaaaatgtatttttatgagaacagactgaaaactttcgAGGGGTGGCCATTCGACGAAGACTGCTCGTGCACTCCGGAGAAC ATGGCCAAAGCTGGCTTCATTCACACCCCGTCAGAGAACAGCCCAGACATCGCCATGTGTTTCTTCTGCCTCAAAGAGCTGGAGGGCTGGGAGCCAGAGGACGACCCACA aaAGGAGCACAAATCTCATTCTCCATCATGCCACTTTATCGCCCTGAAGAAGACCGTAGAGGAGCTGACTGTTGAGGAATTCTTCAAACTACAGAAGGAGAGGCACAAGATCATCATT AACAAATCCTGTAATGAGGCCATCACCAAGTTTGAAGAGGCAGCCAAATTGAGAAGAGCAGATATCATCAAGACAGCCATGGGTGAAGAGTGA